From one Drosophila subpulchrella strain 33 F10 #4 breed RU33 chromosome 3L, RU_Dsub_v1.1 Primary Assembly, whole genome shotgun sequence genomic stretch:
- the LOC119555633 gene encoding uncharacterized protein LOC119555633 isoform X2 — translation MGWVGSYHLLIQIEKHYREKLQRNMQRIIAIVAIVAAGLSLVAAQTCQECQTDNDVYCHNQTAYQNCMSGATIGDIVLCPTGTVCSNSDDVCVDSSDVSTTVLDVCGTSAGNGAQCEVCSSKYACVSSTQYVRCSSSGSLITSNVYSCGTDESCIIESLSVFGSLCVPSCAAEFGGYSASCSNSVYQPATTTAAPTTTPSATQKEEYCTAGEPSTSKAYFFTRNTDDSTCKTYLYCQKSGTDWIAIYMTCGASTPYFDSTTSTCVATKPTSCS, via the exons AGAAACATTACCGCGAAAAGTTGCAAAGGAACATGCAAAGGATAATTGCAATTGTGGCCATTGTGGCAGCAGGACTTTCTCTTGTGGCAGCACAGACTTGCCAGGAGTGCCAGACAGACAACGATGTGTACTGCCACAATCAGACCGCATATCAAAATTGCATGA GTGGTGCAACAATCGGAGACATTGTGTTGTGTCCTACGGGCACAGTTTGCTCCAATTCCGACGACGTATGTGTGGACAGCTCCGATGTGAGCACAACCGTATTAGACGTTTGTGGAACCTCTGCCGGAAACGGTGCCCAGTGCGAAGTGTGTTCCAGCAAATACGCCTGTGTCAGTAGCACCCAGTATGTCCGATGCTCCTCCAGCGGATCTCTCATAACCTCCAATGTGTACAGCTGCGGTACAGATGAGAGTTGTATCATCGAGTCTCTTTCTGTTTTTGGATCGCTATGTGTGCCTTCTTGTGCCGCCGAATTC GGTGGCTATAGCGCCTCATGTAGCAACAGCGTGTACCAGCCCGCAACTACGACAGCTGCTCCGACAACGACGCCGAGTGCTACCCAAAAAGAGGAGTACTGCACTGCTGGCGAGCCTAGTACCAGTAAAGCGTACTTCTTCACCAGGAACACCGACGATTCCACGTGCAAGACTTACTTGTACTGCCAGAAATCGGGAACCGACTGGATAGCCATTTACATGACTTGTGGTGCCTCAACACCCTACTTCGACTCGACCACTAGCACCTGTGTGGCGACCAAGCCTACCAGCTGCTCG TGA
- the LOC119555633 gene encoding uncharacterized protein DDB_G0271670 isoform X1 → MGWVGSYHLLIQIEKHYREKLQRNMQRIIAIVAIVAAGLSLVAAQTCQECQTDNDVYCHNQTAYQNCMSGATIGDIVLCPTGTVCSNSDDVCVDSSDVSTTVLDVCGTSAGNGAQCEVCSSKYACVSSTQYVRCSSSGSLITSNVYSCGTDESCIIESLSVFGSLCVPSCAAEFGGYSASCSNSVYQPATTTAAPTTTPSATQKEEYCTAGEPSTSKAYFFTRNTDDSTCKTYLYCQKSGTDWIAIYMTCGASTPYFDSTTSTCVATKPTSCSVTTTTTSTSTSTSTTTPSSTSSDSTESSTESSSADASTTSLTTDSSTVSTSEASSTTSSTTDSLTDSSTTASTSTEVPSDSSSTDSSTTASTSSSTEASSTEAPSDSSTDSSTDSSTDSSTDSSTVSSSSETSSSDDSSSETTTISS, encoded by the exons AGAAACATTACCGCGAAAAGTTGCAAAGGAACATGCAAAGGATAATTGCAATTGTGGCCATTGTGGCAGCAGGACTTTCTCTTGTGGCAGCACAGACTTGCCAGGAGTGCCAGACAGACAACGATGTGTACTGCCACAATCAGACCGCATATCAAAATTGCATGA GTGGTGCAACAATCGGAGACATTGTGTTGTGTCCTACGGGCACAGTTTGCTCCAATTCCGACGACGTATGTGTGGACAGCTCCGATGTGAGCACAACCGTATTAGACGTTTGTGGAACCTCTGCCGGAAACGGTGCCCAGTGCGAAGTGTGTTCCAGCAAATACGCCTGTGTCAGTAGCACCCAGTATGTCCGATGCTCCTCCAGCGGATCTCTCATAACCTCCAATGTGTACAGCTGCGGTACAGATGAGAGTTGTATCATCGAGTCTCTTTCTGTTTTTGGATCGCTATGTGTGCCTTCTTGTGCCGCCGAATTC GGTGGCTATAGCGCCTCATGTAGCAACAGCGTGTACCAGCCCGCAACTACGACAGCTGCTCCGACAACGACGCCGAGTGCTACCCAAAAAGAGGAGTACTGCACTGCTGGCGAGCCTAGTACCAGTAAAGCGTACTTCTTCACCAGGAACACCGACGATTCCACGTGCAAGACTTACTTGTACTGCCAGAAATCGGGAACCGACTGGATAGCCATTTACATGACTTGTGGTGCCTCAACACCCTACTTCGACTCGACCACTAGCACCTGTGTGGCGACCAAGCCTACCAGCTGCTCGGTAACAACCACCACGACTTCCACGAGTACCTCGACTTCCACTACAACCCCGTCTTCCACTAGTAGTGATTCAACGGAGTCTTCCACGGAATCTTCTTCAGCTGATGCTTCTACGACTTCTTTAACGACTGATTCTTCAACGGTTTCTACCTCGGAGGCTTCTTCCACAACTTCTTCGACGACTGATTCTTTAACGGATTCTTCCACAACGGCTTCAACTTCCACGGAGGTTCCCTCTGATTCTTCTTCGACTGATTCTTCAACAACGGCTTCAACTTCATCATCAACTGAAGCATCTTCTACAGAGGCTCCCTCTGATTCTTCAACGGATTCTTCAACGGATTCGTCAACTGATTCTTCAACGGATTCTTCAACGGTTTCATCTTCCTCGGAGACTTCTTCAAGTGATGATTCTTCCAGTGAAACTACAACTATTTCTTCGTAG